GCACTGCGCCGGCGCCTTGTCCGGACGCCACCGCTCGAAACGCGTCCCGTGCCGGAAGCGACCCTCACTGAAATGATCGTAGCGCACCTCGGCGACGAGTCGGGGCTGCAGCGGTACCCATTCGTCGGAACGCCGCGTGCTCCAGCGGCTGGGTCCGCCGGGTGCGCGGCCGGTGAACCCGGCACCGCCGGCGTTCCGCTCGAGCTCCGGTGTCAGGGCAGCGCGCTCGTCGGCGCGGAAGCTCGACGTGTAACCGACGTGGTGCAGCAGACCATCGTCGTCATGGAGGCCCAGCAGCAGTGAGCCGACCACCTTCCCCGCCGACGCATAACGGAACCCGCCGACCACGCAGTCCGCAGTACGCAGGCGCTTGATCTTGACCATGCCCGCACGCTCGCCGCTGCGGTACGGTTCATCGAGTCGTTTCGCCATCACGCCGTCGAGCCCGTCAGCGCCACCGCGCAACCAGGCGCGCGCCTGCTCGATGTCGAGCGACTGTGGCGACAGCCGCACGTCATCCGTGAAGTAGCGACCCGCGAACGTTTCCAGCCGCTCACGCCGCTCGGCGAACGTGCGCTCGACGAGCGACCCGCCGCGGTTGGAAAGAAGCAGGTCGAAGCCCACGAACACGGCAGGCGTGGCGTGCGCGAGCTTCTGCACGCGGCTCGCGGCAGGATGAATACGCATGAGCAGCTGCTCGAAGGACAATCGGTCCTCGAACGGTATCACGATCTCGCCGTCGAGAACGAACCGGGTGGCGTTGAGGCCGGCCAGCGCCGCGACGATATCCGGGAAGTAGCGGGTGAGCGGCTTGCCGGCCTTGGAGCGCAGCTCGATCGCGTCACCATCGCGGAACGCCAGGCAGCGGAAGCCGTCCCACTTCGGCTCATAGGCCCAGCCGGCGCCGGCCGGCAGGTCATCGACCGTTTCCGCTTCCATGGGCGCGAACTCCAGGGGGATCGGCAGGTCGATCACTGTGCTCATGGCGACACGTCCGGGAGGGCGGGGTGAGAAGTACTCAGCGACATGGGGCAGCTCACAGGTAGCGCGCGAGGTCGAACCGCTCGTTCGCATCGAGCAGCCCCGCCCACAGGTCACCATGCTCGGCGACGCGGCCCGGCACGTTGAACAGATCGAAGTCCTCGATGCGTGCGCCTGCCTCGAGCTCCGCGAACGTCACGGGCGCCGACACCGTAGCACCGGCGCGCGGTCGTACGGAGTATACGGATGCGAGCGTGCGGCCCCACGCATTCTGATTGTAGTCCACCAGCACGCGGTCGGGCGGCCTGTTCGCGATCCGGTACTCCGCGGTGATGAGCTGCGGCGCGTGCGACTCGAGCGTGCGCGCGAGCTGCTTCGCGAACGTCCAGACCTGCTTCTGCTTCGGGCCGCGTACGATGGGGACGTAGATGTGGATGCCCCGGGAGCCCGTGGTCTTCGCATACACGGGCATGTGCAGCGCGGTGAGTGCCTCGCGCACGAGCAGCGCGGTCTCCACCACGCGCTCCCATGACGCATCAGGCACAGGGTCCAGGTCGAAATGCAGGAAGTCCGGGCGGTCGACGTCGTCACAGCGTGCGTACCACGGATTCAGGTCGATGCAGCCGAGATTGATCACCCACAACAGCGCCGCGACGTCCTGGATCATGGGAAAATCGATGACGCTGCCGGAGCCGTGCTCGATCGCACACGTCTCGATCCACTCCGGCCGCGGATCGGGCGCGCGCTTCATGAAGAAGAACTTGCCGCTGATGCCGTGCGGATAGCGCTTCATGACCATTGCGCGGTCGACCAGATGCGGCAGCAGTGCGGGCGCCATCTCGAGGTAGTACTGGATGAGGTCGCCCTTCGTGATTCCGCCATCGGGCCAGAACACCTTCTCGAGGTTCGTGAGCCGCACCTCGCGCCCGTTGACGTCGAGCGTGATGTCACCCTTCTGCTTCCCCGGAATCGTCGCCATGGTGGCGTCCCCGCTCATCTTCTCGGTTCCAGTCTGGGCGGTCGTGAGCCGCGCCGTGGCGTCCCTGCCAGCGGGACGTAATCCAGCTCCGTGCCGGCATCGACGCAGCGCAGCAGCAGGCCGCCCCGACTCATGTCGCCGCGGCCGACGAACTCGGCGGGGAAACGGAGCCGGTCGCCGAGTACGTCGCTCAGGACATCGACGTACTTGCCGGACGCAATGCTGCCGAGCAGGACCACGCTGGCATCCGCCGGCAGGGCCCCGGCGATCGCCTGCGTGTCGCGAACCAGCGGATCGCGGTACCGCGCGTCGGCGAGGTCGATCGGGACTGTGCCGAACGCGCGCAGATCATCTGCCGTCAGCGGCTCGTCCGCGCTCAGCAGTCCGCGATTCGTCGTAATGACGTACGACCCGGCCAGGTCCGCCGGCGGCACTGCGAATGCGGTCGCGTAGGCGTGCTTGCCGCGAAAATAGAGTCCGCTCAGAAAGGAGAACACCTCCCACAGCGGAACGGCCGCACCGCTGCGGAGCTGCTCCGCGAGGGGAAACGCGCCCCGGCCCAGCAGCAGCTGGGCACGCCGCCCGGCCACACTGGCGGGAGAAAGCAGGAAGATCTTCGTACTCACGATGGTTCGTCTCCGCGCGCAATTCCCTCGCCAGCCGCACGGCGCCAGCTTGCATCGGGAGTGCCAGCGCCGTAATAACAGGGTTGCCGCCGGCATTCGTGCACGGCGTGGGCCGCGGCGGCTTGACTGCCGGGGCTGAACGGACTCGATCAGGCCATGCTGCCCGCGTCCCGCTGTGGGAGGCAGGGCAAATCGACGGACAAGAGGTGAACGGATGGCACAGCAGAACTCGTTCGACGTGACGACCGGTGCTGACCTGCAGGAAGTCGACAATGCGCTGAACCAGGCGCGCAAGGAGATCGCCACGCGATACGACTTCAAGGGAACGGACTGCACGATAGAGTTCGACACGAAGACGGGCAAATTCACCCTGGAAGCGGACGACGAGTACAAGCTGACGGCGCTCTACGATGTGCTGCAGACGAAGCTGATCCGTCGGCAGGTGCCGGTGAAGAATCTGAAGCCGGGGGCCGTGCAGGACGCGACGCGCGGCCGTGCGCGGCAGGAGATCGAGCTGGCGCAGGGAATCCCGACCGAAACCGCTAAGCAGATCGTCAAGGATGTGAAGGCGCAGGGCTTCAAGAAAGTGCAGGTCGCGATCCAGGGCGATGAGCTGCGCGTGACGAGCCCCTCACGCGATGAGCTGCAGAACGTCATGGCGTTTCTCCGCGAACAGGACTACGGCCTCGAGCTGACGTTCGGCAACTACCGCTGAGCATGCGTCGCGCCGTGTTCAACATGCGCGACGAGCGCCCGGCGTGGGCGCCGCCCGCCGATCTCACACGGCGGCTGCGCGAGACCCTTCCGGTTGACTGGGAGCTGGTCGAGGTCGCCGCACCCGTGAGCGGCCGGGGTGATGGCGGCGGATCGAGCCCCGAGGCCATGGACGCCATCCGCGGCGCCGAGATCTACTTCGGTCTCGGTCTCCCGCACGACATCCTTGCCGTGGGCCTCGAGGCGCCTCGCCGGCTCCGCTGGATCCACACCGGGGCCGCGGGCGTCGCCTCCCTGCTCCACCCCGAGCTCATCGAGAGCGGGATCGTGCTCACGAACTCCGCCGGAATCCATGCGGCACCGATTGCAGAGACCGCCATCGGGATGATGCTGCACTTCGCGCGCGGACTCGACCATGCCGTCCATGCGCAGCAGGAGTCGGCGTGGCGACCGGACATCTGGGAACGCAGCGACAGCGGCGTGCGGGAGCTGGCCGGTGCGACGCTCGGCATCGTCGGATTTGGCGGCATCGGCCGTGCGGTGGCGCAGCGGGCGCGGGCGCTCGGGATGCGCGTGGCTGCGCTCAGGCGCACGCGGCCGCCGGCCCATGAACAGTCGGACGGCGTCGATGTGGAGCTGATTACCGGCCAGGACGCGCTCGGCCGTCTGCTCGAGATGAGCGACTTCCTCGTGCTCGCTGTGCCGGCAACCCCGAAAACGAGTGGCATGCTCGGCGCCCGCGAGATCGCGCGGCTGCGTGCGGGCGCGGTGCTGATCAATGTCGCGCGCGGCAGCGTAATCGATGAGACCGCACTGATCGATGCGTTGCGTGCCGGCCGGCTGCGGGGGGCCGGGCTGGACGTGTTCGTGACGGAGCCGCTTCCGGCCGGCTCACCCCTGTGGGCAATGCCCAACGTGCTGATCACACCGCACGTGAGTGCGACCTCGACACGCTTCTGGGAGCGCGAGGGCGAGCTCATCCTGGACAATCTGCGTCGCTATCTTACCGGCCGCGACCTCATCAATATCGTGGACACCGAGGCCGGCTACTGACGGGCGCTACGCGACGGTGCGAAGTCAGTCCCGGCCGTCGAGCACGCGCCGCACCTTTTCCGCCAGGTCGCTCGGCGTATAGGGCTTCTGCAGAAACGCCACGTCGGCGCGCTGAACTCCATGCCGTATTACGGCATCGTCGGTGTAACCGCTGACGTAGAGAACGCGCGCTTCAGGGCGCAGGGGCCGGAGCGCCTCGACGAGCTGGCGCCCGCCCATCACGGGCATGACCACATCGGTCACGACGAGATCGATGGTGCCGTTGTATGTGCCCAGCATGCGGAGCGCTTCGGCGCCGTTACCCGCCTCGATGACCCGGTATCCGTGCTCGCGCAGAGCGAGCACGGCCAGACGCCGGACGGATTCCTCGTCCTCCACAACCAGCAGCGTCTCGTCGCCCGTCAGCGGCTCATCCGTGTCCGGCGGCGGCGGCGCTGGCACGTGCGCGTGCTCCGCGGCAGGCAGAATGACCCGGAACTCCGAGCCAGCGCCCGTCTCGCTGCGAACCTCGACATGCCCACCGCTCTGCTTCACGATACCGTAGACCATGGCCAGGCCGAGACCCGTCCCCGCGCCCGTCTGCTTGGTGGTGAAGAACGGCTCGAACACGCGATTCATCACGTCCGGCGGCATGCCCGCGCCGTTGTCGCGCACCGTCAGCATCACGCTGCGGCCGGGGCGCGCACCAGCATGTATCCCGGACCCCTGCCGTACGTCGCAGTTCGAAGTCTCGATCTCGATAAGACCACTGCTCGTGATCGCATCGCGCGCATTGACAACGAGGTTGATCAGCACCTGGCCGATCTGGCTCTGGTCGACACTGACCGGGTGCAGTCGCGGCGCCAGGCGCGTCACCATCTCGACATCTTCGGGAACGATGCGACGCAGCATGCGCTGCGTATCATGCACGACTGTATTGAGATCGAGCACTTTCGGTTCGAGAACAGCGCGCCGGCTGAATGCGAGCAGCTGGCGGGTCAGCCCGGCCGCGCGCATGCCGGCATCGCGTATGTCGTTGAGCGCGTGATTCAGATCGCCGGGCTCGGGGTACCTGCCTAGCAGCAACTCCGTGTGACCGGCAATGATCGTGAGGAGGTTGTTGAAGTCGTGCGCGACGCCGCCGGCGAGCTGGCCGATCGCCTGCATCTTCTGAGCCTGGTGCAGCTGCTCCTCGAGCGCGTGCTGGCGCGTGAGATCCCGCACCACACCGGTGAAGTAGCGCTGCCCGGCGAGAGTGAATTCGCTGACGGCCAGCTCGAGCGGGAACGTCGTGCCATCGGCGCGCAGTCCGAGGAGTTGCCGGCCGCGACCCAGGATGCGCGCGTGACCGGTCCGCGCGTGACGCGCGAGGTATTCGATGCCGTTGGTGCGATACGGCTCGGGCATGAGCGCGGAGAAGGGCGAGCCGATGACGTCCGTCGCGGCATAGCCGAACAGATGCTCGGCAGCCGCGTTGAACGAGCGAATGGTGCCGTGTTCATCGACGCCGATGATGCCGTCGATCGCGCTGTCGAGAACGGATTCGAGCAGCACGTCGGCACGATGCCGCCGCGTGAGGTCGCGTACGACCTTCGCATACCCGAGCAGTTCGTCGTCCTGCCGCACCGGCGACACGACGACATTCGCCCAGAACTGCGTGCCGTCCTTGCGCACGCGCCAGCCGTCATCTTCATGACGGCCGTGGCGCAACGCCGCCTTCAGAACGCTCGCCGGCTTGCCCGACTGCTGGTCGACGGCGGGATAGAACACGGAGAAGTGGCGGCCGATGATCTCGTCGCCCGCATACCCCTTGATGCGCTCCGCACCCGCGTTCCAGCTCATCACTCGGCCGTGCGGGTCGAGCATGAAGATGGCGTAGTCGGATACACTCTCGACCAGCAGGCGGAAACGCGACTCGCTCTGGCGCAGCGCCCGGTCCGACGCCAGCTGCGACTGCGCGTTCAGACGACGCTCATCGAGCAGCCGACTGTGCGCACGCTCCGCCTCGGCTGCATGGACTTCGGCGGCTCTGCGTGCACTCCGTAATGAACTGACCAGCGCCGTGGTAATCAGACCGGCAGCCAGGAAGATGACCATCGACGCCAGCCGGCCGCCAGCGCCCGTGCCGTCGATCAGCAGAACGGACACGATCACGGCCGACAGCACCGACGCCGCAATACCCGCAGGCCGGCCCTCCGCCCAGGCCGCCACCAGCACCGCGAGACCGAACGGCAGGAATACCGCCTCCGGGCCGATCGACGCGTCCAGCAGCCAGCGCACGACCACCGCACCGAATACGGCGCCCGTCGCCGTGAGCAGCGGGCGGACGACTCCGCCCAGTCGTGCGGGAAAGGATGCCCATGCACGCGTACGGACACGGGTCGGCGTCGGCGCCGGCGTCATGGTCGGGTCGGGCAGCGTCATTGTGTCTTATCGACAGAAGAACCCGCGCCGCAAGGGCCCGGGTCTCGAAGGGTTCAGGTTAATACTGCAGGCGGCGGTTGCGGTGTCAAGCGCGATGGCGGGCCGTCCCTTCCCTGTACAGTCGCCGTGCCACGTCCAGCTTCTCGTGCGTTCCTATGTCGATCCAATGGGCCGTAAGGGCATCATGGCGCGCGATACGGGCACCGTCCCCGCTCAGCTTCATGTAGTGCATGATGATGGAGGGCGCGGTGTCGTCATCGAGCGTTCCCAGCAGTGCGGGGTCGCATACATGGATGCCGCTGAAATCACGATGGACCCGCGCGCCGACAGCCGGGCGGACGTGGACGGGCTCACCGCCGCCACGGGGTGAAAAGCCGCACAGTCCGGCATCGTCGAAGATGAGGTAGCGCTCGGCGGAGGGCGGCAGGACGGCCAGGGAGGCGATGCGACCGTCGCGCGCGGCCGTATGCGCCTCGTAGAGGGCGCGCAGATCGATGTCGGAATAGACGTCGCAGTTGTGCAGGAAGAACGGCGCGTCGGCACGGAAGAGATCGCGGGCCTGGCGGAGCCCGCCCGCGGTATCCAGCGGAGCATCCGGCTCGTGAGAGAAACGCACCTCGACGCCGAAGCCGTCACGGTCGCGGACAAACGCGCGGATCTGATCCGGGTGGGGGTGTGTGTTGATGATCAGGCGATCGGCGCCCGCGTCGACGAGGCGTCGTGCCACGTGTTCGAGGATCGGCACGCCGCCGATGTCGACGAGCGCCTTGGGTATGTCGCGGGTGAGGGGCCGCAGGCGCGTGCCCAGGCCGGCCGCAAAGATCATGGCATCCATCCGCACAACCTAGCGGCCGGTCGGCTCGCTGACGATGGTACACTGGCCGCGTGCGGCACGCGCACCTACACTGAGCCGTGGACCACGCCCCTGCGGGAACGGACACGTCATGGACACCCTGATGGCGGCGCGCCTCCAGATGGAGGTGTCGCTCGGCTTTCACATGATCTTCGCCGCGCTCGGTATCGGCATGCCCTTGCTGATGCTGATTGCCGAAGCACGCTGGCTGCACACCGGTCAGACGCATTATCGCGAGCTCGCCCGGACCTGGGGCAAGGCGACCGCGCTGACGTTCGCCGTGGGCGCCGTCTCCGGCACTGCGCTGTCATTCGAGCTGGGTCTGCTCTGGCCGCGGTTCATGGCCCTCGCCGGCGGTGTGATCGGTCCCGCATTCGCCCTCGAGGGCTACGCGTTCTTCATCGAGGCCATCTTCCTCGGTCTCTATCTCTACGGTTGGGACCGTCTCTCACCGCGGGCCCACTGGTGGAGCGGCGTACCCGTCGCGCTGAGCGGACTGATGTCCGGCATCCTGGTGGTTGCGGCCAACGCGTGGATGCAGGCCCCGGTCGAATTCACTCTCGCGGCCGACGGTACACTGGCGTCCAGTCATCCTCTGGCGGCGTTCCGGAGCCCCGCGTGGCTGCACATGGCGCTGCATTCATCGCTATCGTGCTACATAGCGACGGGCTTCGCAGTAGCGGGCGTGTATGCCATGGGGATGCTGCGTGGCCGGCGCGACGCGTATCATCGCTCGGCGCTGGGCATCGCGCTCGCCGTAGGCACCATTACCGCCGTGGTGCAGCCACTCAGTGGCGACTGGTCGGCACGCAGCATGGCAGAATACCAGCCGGCGAAGATCGCTGCGGCCGAGGCGCATTTCGAGACGTCATCGCACGTGCCGCTGCTCATCGGCGGCATCCCGACGGCAGACGAAGAGGTGCGCTACGCCCTTCGCATCCCGAGCGGCCTGAGCCTGCTGCTCGGGCACTCCCCGGACCATGTGGTGCCCGGGCTCGATCAGGTTCCGGCCGACGAGCGACCGCCGGTCCTCCTGACGCACATCGCTTTCCAGATCATGGTGGCGTGCGGCTTCGCGCTGATCGGTGCAGGACTGCTGTTCTGGCTCATGCGGCGGCGCAAGCGGGGAGACGCGGCGTGGCTGCTGCGCGTTCTGCTGGTGGTCGCACCGCTCGGTTTCCTGGCCCTGGAAGCGGGGTGGATCGTGACCGAGGTCGGACGGCAGCCATGGGTGATCCACGGCGTCATGCGGACGGCGGACGGTGTGACGCCCCGCGGCGATGTACCGGTCACGCTGTTCGGCTTCAGCGTGCTCTATCTGCTGCTCGGCGTAGCGCTCGTTGCGCTGCTGCGCGGGCTGGCCGTCAGCCGCCGATCCACTCCGGAGAACCTGCATGTCGCCTGAGATGCTCGTCGCAGCCCTCGGCGTCGTCGCGCTCATCGCCTATGCCGTTCTCGGCGGCGCGGACTTCGGCGGCGGTATCTGGGACCTGTTCGCGACAGGGCCGCGCCGCGCTGCCCAGCGCGAGGCCATCGCGCATGCCATGGGTCCCGTATGGGAAGCGAATCACGTCTGGTTGATCTTCGTGATCGTCATCATCTTTTCCGCATTTCCACGGGCTTACGAGCAGCTGAGCATCGCGCTCTTCGTACCGTTCCACCTGGTCCTCCTCGGCATTATCCTGCGCGGTGCCGCGTTCGTTTTTCGCGCGTATTCACCGCAGAGCGTGCGCGATACCCAGGCCGGTGATGCGGTCGGTGGGGTGCAGGCAGGTGCGCGCCGCTGGGGTGCGGTGTTCGGCATTGCCAGTGTGATCACCCCGCTCCTGCTCGGCATGTGCCTCGGCGGTGTGTCCGCCGGCGCCGGTGCGCCCGCGGATTCCACTGCGGCCGGCGCGCCCGCATGGCTTGCGCCCGTGTCACTCCTCATTGGCGCACTCGCGCTCGCGCTCTGCGCATACCTCGCGGCCGTGTTCCTCGCAAACGAAACGAGCGGGCCATTGCGCGACGATTTCCGCTCGCGCGCACTGCTCGCCGGCACCGTCGTGGTCGTGCTGTCGGCGGGGGCGCTTCCTCTCGTACGCTCGCAGGCGCCGCATCTGTGGCAGGGGTTGATCGGCGGGCCCGCGACACCCGTCGTCGTGCTCGGGGTCATCGCGGCCCTGCTGTCCGGCTGGTGGCTGCGCGAGCGGCGCTACCGCCTGGCGCGCATCAGCTCCGTGGTACAGATCGCGTGCCTGCTCGCCGGTTGGGCGATCGCACAGAGCCCCTACATCATCTATCCGGGCCTGACGCTCGCGGACGCGGCGGCGCCGCGCTCGACGCTGCTGTTCATCCTGTGGTCGACGCCGGCGGGCATGGCGCTTCTGCTCCCCTCACTGTGGCTGCTGTTCCGCGTATTCAAGGGAGAGCACATGTCACTCGATGCCGACCGCGAAGCCTGACGATCGCAATCCCGCCGTCATTCGAACAGCCCCAGCTGGCCGTGCCGATGCGGCCGCCGAAACGCCGCCGTGGAAAGCGCGTAGCGATCCGCCGTCTCGTCGTAGCCGGCCTTCTTCCGCGCGGCCCTGAACAGAGCGCCGATCTGGTCGGCCATCTCGCCCGTGCCCCGTCCCCGTTCGCCCCACGTCGAATCGTACAGTCTGCCGCCGCGCATGGCGCGCACCCGGTTCAGGACCTTCTCCTTCCGGTCGGGAAAGTGATGGGTCAGCCAGTCCTCGAACAGAGGCGCGACCGCGTGGGGCAGACGCAGCACCACGTAGCCAGCCCACTTCGCGCCCGCGTCGCGCGCGGCCTTCAGAATGTCGCCCATCTCCTCATCCGTGATCGCCGGAATGATCGGCGCGACCATGATCCCGACGGGGATTCCCGCCGCAGCCAGCTTCTCGACTGCCATCAGCCGCCGCTTCGGAATCGACGTGCGCGGCTCCATGACCCGCTGCAGCTTCTCATCAAGCGTCGTGATCGACAGATTCACCGACACGGCATTGTGAGCAGCCAGCTCGGAGAGCACATCGATGTCACGTGTTACGAGATGATTCTTCGTGATGATGCCGACAGGATTGCGGAACTCGGCGAGAACTTCCAGACAGCCGCGCGTAATGCGCAGCTTCCGCTCGATCGGCTGATAACAGTCCGTCACACCACTGATGACGATGGTCTCCGGTGTATACGACTTCTTCATCAGCTCGCTGCGCAACAGCTGCGGCGCATCCGGCTTCACCAGGATCTTCGTCTCGAAGTCGACGCCCGCACTGAAGCCGATGTACTCGTGGAACGGTCGGGCGAAGCAGTAGATGCAGCCGTGCTCGCAGCCGCGGTACGGATTGATGCTCTTCGAGAACCCGACGTCCGGACTGTCATTGCTCGCCAGGATGGTCCGCGTGGTGTCGCGCAGGAAGCGGGTGCGCGGCAGGGGCAGCTCGTCCTCCGCGAGGTCGGCGTCGAGTGTATCGCCGTCCGGGATCACCTCCATCGGCTCGAAGCGGTTGGGCGGATTGAATGTCGCGCCGCGACCGCGAATACTGTAAAGGCCTGTCAATTGCACCTTCTTTCTGTCAGCGCCCGGCAGGGCCCGACCGTTTGTACGTCAGCAGGGGGCGGATCATGGCGGATCGAAAGAAAATGAAGGATGTCGACAGCGACGCCCCCGGCGGGGTGACGAAGGAGCAGGGTGCTGCGGGCACGAGCAGCGGCGGGCAGGGCGCTGGCGCCGGGCAGCGCGCTCCGAAGCAGTCTCCGCAGACATCGAACCGCCCGGGCAAGGTCCACGAGCACGAGCCGACCGTCCGCAAGGGTTACGAGGACGCGCAGAACCCTGAGCCGCAGGGGGACGGCGATCCGGGCCCGGATCCGGTCAGCGACGCCTGACGAACTCCGCGAGGCCCCGCCGCACGTCACGCGGCGTCGTGCGACGGATGATGACGTGCGGCGTATCATGCCAGGCGGCCGCATCCACAATTGCGCCGGCGATGTCGCGCAGCAGAGCGTCACTGGCGCGGACGCCCTCCTCGAGATGCAGAGATTTCACTTCGAACGTGCCGTCACGCCGGTGCGCCTTCGCATCGAGCCTGCCGACCAGCTCGCCGCGACGCAGTATGGGCAGCACGAAATAGCCGTACTGGCGTTTCGCCGCCGGCGTGTAACATTCAATGCGATAGTCGAAACCGAACATCGTCCGCGCACGTGCGCGATCCCAGACGACGGGATCAAACGGCGACAGCAGGGTGGTGAGCGTCGGGCGTAGCGCGTTGTCGGCGGCCGCGCGGGCGGTCTCTACGTCATCGCGATGGATGTATGCGGGCTCGCTCCAGCCGTCTACGCGCACCTCGACCAGATCACCGGCTGCCGCGAGCGCCAGCGTCTGCGCGGGCGCCTCCCGCTTCGGCATGCGGTAGTAGTCGGCGATCCAGCGGGCCGTGGCAATGCCCATGGCGCGGACTGAACGCAGCACGAGCTGCCGGTCCACTTCCTCGCGTGGCGGCAGAGTGTCATCCGACCAGTCCGCGTGGACGCGCTCCCGCAGGTCGTAAACGCGTTGAAAAGAATGCCGCCGCGCGACCATGAGGTGGCCGGACGTGAACAATGCCTCGAGCGCCCGCTTCTCCGGCTTCCACTCCCACCAGCCGGACGCCGCGCCCGCACGCCGCTCGAAGTCAACGGAGCGCGCTGGACCGTGTTCGCGGATGTGCGCCAGCACCCGCTCGAGCTCGTGACGATGCTCTTTCACCCATTCGGCGCGGTATTTCCAGCCCATCCGCTCCGGCTCGAGCATGCGGTGCCGGACGAGCGGGTAATCCTCGATCGGCAGGAAGCTCGCTTCGTGCGCCCAGTACTCGAACAGCGCACCCTCCGCGAGGTGCTCGTCCAGCCATGCACGGTCGTACGCGCCGAGCCGGCTGAAGAGCACCAGGTACGGGCTGCGCGCGACCACGCTGATGGTGTCGATCTGGAGCACACCCATCCGGCGGATCGCGTCGAGGACATCGGCCTTGCGGGCGCGACGGCGGGTGCGGCGGTCGA
The Longimicrobiales bacterium genome window above contains:
- a CDS encoding cytochrome d ubiquinol oxidase subunit II, whose amino-acid sequence is MSPEMLVAALGVVALIAYAVLGGADFGGGIWDLFATGPRRAAQREAIAHAMGPVWEANHVWLIFVIVIIFSAFPRAYEQLSIALFVPFHLVLLGIILRGAAFVFRAYSPQSVRDTQAGDAVGGVQAGARRWGAVFGIASVITPLLLGMCLGGVSAGAGAPADSTAAGAPAWLAPVSLLIGALALALCAYLAAVFLANETSGPLRDDFRSRALLAGTVVVVLSAGALPLVRSQAPHLWQGLIGGPATPVVVLGVIAALLSGWWLRERRYRLARISSVVQIACLLAGWAIAQSPYIIYPGLTLADAAAPRSTLLFILWSTPAGMALLLPSLWLLFRVFKGEHMSLDADREA
- a CDS encoding PA0069 family radical SAM protein — encoded protein: MTGLYSIRGRGATFNPPNRFEPMEVIPDGDTLDADLAEDELPLPRTRFLRDTTRTILASNDSPDVGFSKSINPYRGCEHGCIYCFARPFHEYIGFSAGVDFETKILVKPDAPQLLRSELMKKSYTPETIVISGVTDCYQPIERKLRITRGCLEVLAEFRNPVGIITKNHLVTRDIDVLSELAAHNAVSVNLSITTLDEKLQRVMEPRTSIPKRRLMAVEKLAAAGIPVGIMVAPIIPAITDEEMGDILKAARDAGAKWAGYVVLRLPHAVAPLFEDWLTHHFPDRKEKVLNRVRAMRGGRLYDSTWGERGRGTGEMADQIGALFRAARKKAGYDETADRYALSTAAFRRPHRHGQLGLFE
- a CDS encoding crosslink repair DNA glycosylase YcaQ family protein, which encodes MTDVLHMPAAAARRLHLHAQGLDRRTRRRARKADVLDAIRRMGVLQIDTISVVARSPYLVLFSRLGAYDRAWLDEHLAEGALFEYWAHEASFLPIEDYPLVRHRMLEPERMGWKYRAEWVKEHRHELERVLAHIREHGPARSVDFERRAGAASGWWEWKPEKRALEALFTSGHLMVARRHSFQRVYDLRERVHADWSDDTLPPREEVDRQLVLRSVRAMGIATARWIADYYRMPKREAPAQTLALAAAGDLVEVRVDGWSEPAYIHRDDVETARAAADNALRPTLTTLLSPFDPVVWDRARARTMFGFDYRIECYTPAAKRQYGYFVLPILRRGELVGRLDAKAHRRDGTFEVKSLHLEEGVRASDALLRDIAGAIVDAAAWHDTPHVIIRRTTPRDVRRGLAEFVRRR